A stretch of the Ananas comosus cultivar F153 linkage group 14, ASM154086v1, whole genome shotgun sequence genome encodes the following:
- the LOC109720764 gene encoding uncharacterized protein LOC109720764, which translates to MTILDDDDESFEAMMLLELESEPVANRVPRQRYRTRPFTGHQMLCDILSGHHERCCHHFRMSATTFIALRDALVERGLISSTRNMSADEQLGIFLYGVGHGVANRILAETFQHFGETISRHFNNVVRGIVRLKDDCIMLPSSNAAVHPRIRDNPNFHPFKNAIGAIDGTHIPVVVRRSKQAPFRCRKGFTSQNMMVGCHLI; encoded by the exons ATGACAATATTAGATGACGATGATGAATCTTTCGAGGCTATGATGCTACTTGAGTTAGAATCTGAACCAGTTGCAAATAGAGTACCCAGACAAAGGTATAGGACTCGGCCGTTTACCGGACATCAAATGTTGTGTGATATTTTGTCTGGTCATCATGAACGCTGTTGCCATCACTTTCGTATGAGTGCAACTACATTTATTGCACTCCGCGATGCTTTAGTCGAGAGGGGGTTGATAAGTAGCACAAGAAATATGAGTGCTGATGAGCAGTTAGGCATATTTCTATATGGCGTAGGGCATGGCGTGGCAAACCGAATTTTGGCGGAAACATTCCAACATTTCGGAGAAACCATCAGTAGGCATTTTAACAATGTTGTACGCGGCATTGTGAGGCTAAAAGATGACTGCATAATGTTGCCGTCAAGTAATGCTGCCGTGCATCCAAGGATTCGGGATAATCCAAATTTCCATCCTTTCAAG AATGCTATTGGTGCGATCGACGGAACACATATTCCAGTAGTGGTCAGAAGGAGCAAACAAGCACCATTTCGATGTCGAAAAGGGTTTacctcacaaaatatgatggttGGGTGtcatttgatctaa
- the LOC109720603 gene encoding uncharacterized protein LOC109720603, which translates to MVRPSRHSNTNNDQPRNPPPAGSGDADMNATLASLLNTTSSAAVPPQTIVPPTTQNSLQSTLAPPTNPSAFVPPLQQTFSTGMPSTAAHTTFSFPPSTAHPSFVPLPPQTTIPTHSATLPQSTTMDPLVATLIQAVVGLVQTQQQSLQQNPAPSAAESSSRVRERSINEFKKSAPPPFSGATNPDEAENWIKEMEKAFSAMQCTDEEKVRFGTFMLQGRANNWWESELRTRGNDLAALSWKDFRSSFYAKYFPRSKLRQLERQFLDLKQGSMSVEEYEAEFDRLSHFAPKLVNDDESRAKRFEEGLNGHIRTGLAPLHLEAYDDVVSRAKSLDSVWRQTREERNANQKKRNRDSFREGDRNAREVDGSNDSGRPRNTPAPRGGPPNRDQKPKCSVCGGWHKDSAAGTLLVVVSDVEI; encoded by the coding sequence ATGGTGCGTCCATCCCGCCATAGCAACACCAACAACGACCAACCAAGGAACCCACCTCCAGCCGGATCCGGAGATGCAGATATGAATGCCACTTTAGCGTCACTTTTGAATACCACATCCTCGGCAGCTGTTCCACCTCAAACTATTGTTCCGCCCACTACCCAGAATTCGCTACAGTCAACCTTAGCGCCTCCAACGAACCCTTCGGCTTTTGTTCCACCTCTGCAACAGACTTTTAGTACGGGGATGCCTTCGACGGCCGCTCACACTACCTTTTCGTTTCCGCCGTCGACTGCACATCCTAGTTTTGTTCCGCTACCGCCGCAAACCACTATTCCAACCCACTCCGCCACTTTACCTCAGAGCACCACGATGGATCCCCTGGTTGCCACCTTGATACAAGCTGTTGTCGGGCTAGTTCAGACTCAGCAACAAAGTTTACAGCAGAATCCAGCTCCTAGTGCCGCAGAATCAAGTTCCAGAGTTCGAGAGAGGAGCATCAATGAATTTAAGAAGTCTGCTCCTCCACCTTTTTCGGGCGCTACAAATCCGGACGAAGCAGAAAATTGGATCAAAGAGATGGAGAAGGCATTTTCGGCCATGCAGTGCACCGATGAGGAGAAAGTCAGATTCGGGACGTTCATGCTTCAAGGCAGAGCAAATAATTGGTGGGAAAGCGAGTTGAGAACTCGCGGCAATGATTTAGCAGCCCTTTCATGGAAGGATTTTCGATCATCATTTTATGCAAAGTACTTCCCAAGGAGCAAGCTTCGCCAGCTTGAAAGACAATTTCTAGATTTGAAGCAGGGTTCGATGTCTGTGGAGGAGTACGAGGCCGAGTTTGACCGACTATCCCACTTCGCCCCAAAACTAGTAAATGATGATGAGTCACGAGCTAAGAGATTTGAGGAAGGATTGAATGGACATATTCGCACTGGTCTCGCACCGCTACACCTTGAGGCATATGATGATGTCGTTTCCAGAGCGAAATCTTTGGATTCAGTATGGAGGCAAACTCGAGAAGAGCGAAATGCAAATCAGAAGAAGAGGAATAGAGATTCTTTCAGAGAAGGTGATAGAAATGCGAGAGAAGTGGACGGATCTAATGACTCGGGGAGGCCGCGTAATACACCAGCTCCTCGAGGTGGACCACCAAATCGAGATCAGAAGCCGAAATGTTCAGTTTGTGGTGGATGGCATAAGGATTCGGCTGCAGGCACGTTACTGGTGGTTGTTTCAGATGTGGAGATTTGA